In a single window of the Pandoraea pulmonicola genome:
- a CDS encoding ABC transporter substrate-binding protein produces the protein MTLRVGVHPNNLHLQLAALTWPDRWPSALLSPEGAPLIQFVPYREGRDTGRLVAERVIDVGGTGSTPPLLAQHAGVPLAYVAASAPRGANGALVVRAVTGPTGVAGLAGRRVALLDGSFHTSFLAAVLEREGLTLRDVERVELAPVDAFRALQEGRVEAWIAMAPWLERARAHAEWQVLTEIGAYVPNRSVFWAHRDAVAQHAGALGALFSALAALGQDVAAVPTPYADRLASAGIADANAAAWRASLAARDWQLLACDAAFYDEQQREADLLHRHGDLARALDLRQAAPHVPLRFSPGALAH, from the coding sequence ATGACGTTGCGCGTCGGGGTCCATCCCAACAATCTGCATCTGCAGCTGGCAGCGCTGACATGGCCCGATCGCTGGCCGTCGGCGCTTCTTTCGCCGGAGGGTGCGCCACTGATTCAGTTCGTGCCGTACCGCGAAGGTCGCGATACGGGCCGTCTGGTGGCGGAGCGCGTCATCGACGTGGGCGGCACGGGTTCCACGCCGCCCTTGCTTGCACAGCATGCCGGCGTACCGCTCGCCTACGTTGCAGCCTCCGCGCCGCGCGGCGCGAATGGGGCGCTTGTGGTTCGAGCCGTGACCGGTCCCACCGGCGTCGCGGGTCTGGCGGGCCGCCGTGTCGCCTTGCTCGACGGCTCCTTCCACACCTCGTTTCTGGCGGCTGTGCTCGAGCGCGAAGGATTGACGTTGCGCGATGTCGAGCGTGTGGAACTCGCGCCCGTCGATGCCTTTCGCGCCTTGCAGGAGGGAAGGGTGGAGGCGTGGATCGCCATGGCGCCGTGGCTCGAGCGGGCCCGGGCGCATGCCGAGTGGCAAGTGCTGACCGAGATCGGTGCGTATGTCCCCAATCGCTCCGTGTTCTGGGCGCATCGCGATGCAGTCGCCCAACACGCCGGCGCATTGGGCGCCTTGTTCTCGGCCTTGGCGGCGCTGGGTCAGGACGTGGCGGCCGTCCCCACGCCGTACGCCGATCGTCTTGCCTCGGCGGGCATTGCCGACGCGAACGCCGCCGCATGGCGGGCCTCGTTGGCCGCCCGTGACTGGCAACTGCTTGCTTGCGACGCGGCGTTCTATGACGAACAACAACGCGAGGCCGACCTGCTCCACCGGCATGGAGACCTGGCGCGCGCGCTCGACCTTCGTCAAGCGGCGCCGCATGTGCCGCTTCGCTTCTCGCCCGGCGCACTCGCGCATTGA
- a CDS encoding XRE family transcriptional regulator — translation MAKAGKAAVEESGVGSSGHGADDDFIARLRVLVSRAGNASALVRQAGISPSGFQKYLSGAEPSRRVLIALSEAGGVTLEWLMTGRGPMEVAIRDAWPENHLTLLPLYRAGDTDCPVPEASPEKLVQLAFCQEWLARHGFDPAYLATMRVEGNAMAPTFRAGDTLVVDRQSANVADGEVYVLRDGTDLLIKRLQRQLGGMVSLTSDNAQYAPIQAPLESLDIVGRVIWRGALL, via the coding sequence ATGGCAAAAGCGGGCAAGGCAGCGGTCGAGGAAAGCGGTGTCGGAAGTTCGGGACATGGGGCGGACGATGACTTCATCGCCCGGTTGCGCGTTCTGGTATCGCGCGCCGGGAACGCGAGCGCCCTGGTTCGCCAGGCGGGCATTTCGCCGAGCGGCTTTCAGAAGTACCTGAGCGGCGCGGAGCCATCGCGACGCGTGCTCATCGCGTTATCGGAAGCCGGCGGCGTGACGCTCGAATGGTTGATGACGGGACGCGGTCCGATGGAGGTGGCCATTCGCGACGCCTGGCCGGAGAACCATCTGACGCTTCTGCCGCTATATCGGGCTGGCGATACCGACTGCCCCGTCCCGGAGGCGTCACCGGAGAAGCTCGTGCAATTGGCGTTCTGTCAGGAATGGCTGGCACGCCATGGATTCGATCCCGCGTACCTGGCCACGATGCGCGTCGAAGGCAACGCCATGGCGCCGACGTTTCGCGCGGGAGATACCTTGGTGGTGGATCGCCAGAGCGCGAACGTCGCCGACGGCGAGGTCTATGTGCTTCGCGACGGCACCGACCTGCTCATCAAACGATTGCAGCGGCAGTTGGGTGGCATGGTGTCGCTGACTTCGGACAACGCGCAGTACGCCCCCATACAGGCGCCGTTGGAGAGTCTCGATATCGTCGGGCGCGTGATCTGGCGCGGCGCGTTGTTGTAA
- a CDS encoding MFS transporter: MTVAAPAQGPSRSLLMRFKDDFFPWAIALGTGLDYFDNAGFAFFTSYIAGGINASPDELVWSSSAYAVASVLGILQQQWWVERLGYRRYVGGSLLLFAAGAVAAALSESSIELAIARGFQGYFIGPMMSACRILIQTKIAPQRRAVAVRVFLLMILVGSALAPLAGGYLIGYFGWRALFVATGFGGVALGVFTILVVPSTGRVLHEHRGEAHFWPYILFAFAQGALQIAMQQVRFELLGSSPELIFLAGAGMVALGGFVWQQWHHPRPLLRLHALREKTFQAGIMLYIAFYYVSNSMGFLVSRLLEGGLHYPVENAGRLVGLTSLVSIVGAVAYFRYAGRLAHKKWLIVPGFLMAALIGLWMTCMPPDVSMPWLVFPLILRGLLLLTIALPVANVTFRIFAVEEFHHGYRFKNIVKQLTYSFATATMIILQQHRVAVHETRLAESVNPFNPIFQDTFGKLVHGYEAMGYAAQQASALALSTIHTMVMQQASFLGALDGFSVIIGVSLVGALCAFIQKQID, translated from the coding sequence ATGACTGTCGCTGCACCGGCGCAGGGGCCGTCGCGTTCGTTGTTGATGCGTTTCAAGGACGACTTCTTTCCCTGGGCCATTGCGCTTGGCACCGGTCTCGACTATTTCGACAACGCCGGATTTGCATTCTTCACGAGCTATATCGCCGGCGGAATCAACGCATCTCCGGATGAACTCGTGTGGTCGTCGAGCGCGTACGCCGTGGCATCGGTGCTGGGCATTCTGCAACAGCAGTGGTGGGTGGAGCGTCTGGGCTATCGACGCTACGTGGGCGGCAGCCTGCTTCTGTTCGCCGCGGGGGCGGTTGCCGCCGCGCTGAGCGAATCGTCGATCGAGCTCGCCATCGCGCGTGGTTTCCAGGGCTACTTCATCGGCCCGATGATGAGCGCCTGCCGCATCCTGATCCAAACGAAAATCGCCCCGCAGCGGCGCGCGGTCGCCGTGCGCGTGTTCCTGCTGATGATTCTGGTCGGCAGCGCGCTGGCACCGCTCGCCGGCGGTTACCTGATCGGGTATTTCGGCTGGCGTGCGCTATTCGTGGCGACGGGCTTCGGCGGCGTGGCGCTCGGGGTCTTCACGATTCTCGTCGTGCCGTCGACCGGGCGCGTGCTGCACGAGCATCGCGGCGAAGCGCATTTCTGGCCTTACATCCTGTTCGCTTTCGCCCAGGGCGCGTTGCAGATCGCCATGCAGCAGGTGCGCTTCGAGCTGCTCGGCTCATCGCCGGAACTGATCTTTCTGGCGGGGGCGGGGATGGTGGCGCTCGGCGGCTTCGTCTGGCAGCAATGGCATCATCCACGTCCGTTGCTGCGCCTGCACGCGCTTCGCGAGAAGACGTTTCAGGCCGGGATCATGCTCTACATCGCGTTCTACTACGTCAGCAATTCGATGGGCTTTCTCGTCTCCCGGCTGCTCGAAGGCGGACTGCACTACCCGGTGGAGAACGCGGGGCGGCTTGTCGGGCTCACTTCGCTCGTGTCGATCGTCGGGGCCGTCGCGTACTTCCGGTATGCGGGGCGGCTGGCACACAAGAAGTGGCTGATCGTGCCCGGATTCCTGATGGCTGCGCTGATCGGCCTGTGGATGACCTGCATGCCGCCGGACGTCAGCATGCCATGGTTGGTTTTTCCGCTGATCCTGCGTGGGCTGCTTCTGCTGACGATCGCGTTGCCGGTCGCCAACGTCACGTTCCGGATTTTCGCCGTGGAGGAATTCCACCACGGCTATCGCTTCAAGAACATCGTCAAGCAACTGACGTATTCGTTCGCCACGGCGACGATGATCATCCTGCAGCAGCACCGCGTGGCGGTGCACGAGACGCGCCTCGCGGAATCGGTCAATCCGTTCAACCCGATCTTTCAGGACACCTTCGGCAAGCTGGTGCACGGCTACGAGGCGATGGGATATGCCGCACAGCAGGCAAGCGCGCTCGCGTTGTCCACGATTCACACCATGGTCATGCAACAGGCAAGCTTCCTCGGCGCGCTCGACGGCTTTTCCGTGATCATCGGCGTGTCGCTCGTCGGTGCGCTGTGCGCCTTCATTCAGAAGCAGATCGACTGA
- a CDS encoding MerR family transcriptional regulator encodes MSSSSSESGYVTVRDAAERLNVTPRTLKYYEEKGLISPDRSDGRYRLYTEQDLEKFARILRMRSLGFSLQTIAEILQKPIESANASGTVVSQASLREIEKSLARQVDAVDARIQAVKREMREAQAVRDELAYDLEYIRRRIAGEPRDELLRERRERAAAWRASQGRPQKAAAK; translated from the coding sequence ATGTCTTCGTCCAGCAGTGAATCCGGATACGTTACGGTGCGCGACGCGGCGGAACGTCTCAACGTGACACCGCGCACGCTCAAGTACTACGAGGAGAAGGGGCTGATCTCGCCCGATCGGAGCGATGGGCGTTATCGACTTTACACCGAGCAGGATCTGGAGAAGTTTGCGCGTATTCTGCGCATGCGCTCGCTCGGATTCTCGCTCCAGACGATCGCCGAGATTCTGCAAAAGCCGATCGAGTCGGCGAATGCGTCGGGGACAGTCGTGTCGCAGGCGTCGCTGCGTGAAATCGAGAAATCGTTGGCGCGGCAAGTCGACGCGGTCGACGCGAGAATTCAGGCAGTCAAGCGCGAGATGCGCGAGGCACAGGCCGTGCGCGACGAACTCGCCTATGACCTCGAGTACATCCGTCGCCGCATTGCCGGCGAGCCGAGGGACGAACTGCTGCGCGAGCGGCGTGAACGTGCGGCGGCCTGGCGCGCCAGCCAGGGCCGTCCACAAAAGGCGGCGGCCAAATGA
- a CDS encoding ATP-binding cassette domain-containing protein produces the protein MTASESPSRKPAIGLGNAARDLYRALWRHAHGVRRQLLGAAALLSAAQLLRLTMPWFAAQAINALQQGDMATAGRWILYLVGVYLLSWLLHGPGRILERNVGVRVRERLADQLYARIAAAPLAWRDGRHSGELQHRVVQSSRALSDFAQNQFGYLQSAFSFVGPIVALALLSRTSGVIAVTGYVVIAIIILRFDRTLMPLARAENDAERRYAAALLDFVGNAGTVIGLRLQAASRKVLGRRMDAVMVPLRRAVIINEGRWFAVDLLGMGLTWILVVVYVLQSRQPGQAVLLGTVFMIYQYAQQAATVVGAMASNFQSFARMHTDYGSAEPIWHAPGDPDASVPSIVPGAAWRTLALRSVSWCYADDARGGLHGVDLVLRRGERVALVGPSGGGKSTLLRVLAGLYLPQQGDLLRDDARTDWATLRTLATLIPQEADVFEASVEENLTFGEPADTLALQAAVHAGVFDDVLRQLPDGLDSAVNERGSNFSGGQRQRLALARGALAARGSSLLLLDEPTSALDPQAEARVFDRMYEAFPTACIVASVHRPSLLERFDTIVVMEAGRVVDAGPRDEVLARRT, from the coding sequence ATGACGGCGTCCGAATCCCCCTCGCGCAAGCCCGCCATCGGGCTCGGCAACGCCGCGCGCGATCTCTACCGGGCGCTGTGGCGTCATGCGCACGGCGTGCGGCGCCAACTGCTCGGCGCCGCGGCACTCCTCTCGGCGGCCCAGTTGCTGCGCCTGACCATGCCGTGGTTTGCCGCTCAGGCGATCAACGCGCTTCAGCAGGGCGACATGGCGACGGCCGGACGCTGGATCCTCTACCTGGTCGGCGTCTATCTGTTGTCGTGGCTGCTGCACGGTCCGGGCCGGATCCTGGAGCGCAACGTCGGTGTGCGCGTGCGCGAGCGGCTGGCCGATCAGCTCTACGCGCGCATTGCCGCCGCGCCCCTCGCGTGGCGCGACGGGCGGCATTCGGGCGAATTGCAGCATCGAGTGGTGCAGTCCAGCCGGGCGCTGTCGGATTTCGCGCAGAACCAGTTCGGATATCTGCAGAGCGCGTTCAGCTTCGTCGGGCCGATCGTCGCGCTTGCGCTGCTCTCGCGCACGAGCGGCGTCATCGCGGTGACAGGCTATGTGGTCATCGCCATCATCATCCTGCGCTTCGATCGCACGCTCATGCCGCTCGCCCGCGCGGAGAACGACGCGGAGCGCCGCTACGCGGCCGCCTTGCTCGACTTCGTCGGCAACGCCGGCACGGTGATCGGGCTGCGCCTTCAGGCGGCCTCGCGCAAGGTGCTCGGCCGCCGGATGGATGCGGTGATGGTGCCGCTGCGCCGTGCCGTCATCATCAACGAAGGGAGGTGGTTCGCCGTCGATCTGCTCGGCATGGGACTCACGTGGATTCTCGTCGTGGTGTACGTGCTGCAGTCGCGCCAGCCTGGGCAAGCCGTGCTGCTCGGCACGGTGTTCATGATCTATCAGTACGCGCAGCAGGCCGCGACGGTCGTGGGTGCGATGGCGTCGAACTTCCAGAGCTTCGCGCGCATGCATACCGACTACGGCAGCGCCGAGCCGATCTGGCACGCCCCCGGAGACCCCGACGCCAGCGTGCCGTCCATCGTCCCCGGCGCCGCCTGGCGGACGCTCGCTCTGCGCAGCGTGTCGTGGTGCTATGCCGACGACGCGCGCGGTGGGCTGCACGGGGTGGATCTCGTGCTCCGTCGTGGCGAGCGGGTGGCGCTCGTCGGCCCGAGCGGTGGCGGCAAGAGCACGTTGCTGCGTGTGCTCGCCGGCCTGTACCTGCCACAGCAGGGAGACCTCCTGCGCGACGACGCCCGCACCGACTGGGCAACGCTGCGCACGCTCGCGACCCTCATTCCCCAGGAAGCGGATGTGTTCGAGGCCAGCGTGGAAGAGAACCTGACGTTTGGCGAGCCGGCGGACACCCTGGCGTTGCAGGCGGCCGTGCATGCCGGCGTATTCGACGACGTGCTGCGCCAGCTTCCCGATGGACTCGACAGTGCGGTCAACGAGCGAGGCAGCAACTTCTCCGGCGGTCAGCGGCAGCGGCTGGCGTTGGCGCGGGGCGCGTTGGCGGCGCGGGGCAGTTCGCTACTCCTGCTCGACGAGCCGACCAGCGCTCTCGATCCGCAGGCGGAGGCGCGCGTCTTCGACCGGATGTACGAAGCCTTTCCGACGGCGTGCATCGTGGCGTCCGTCCATCGCCCGAGCCTGTTGGAACGTTTTGACACCATCGTCGTGATGGAGGCCGGTCGTGTGGTCGATGCGGGCCCGCGCGACGAAGTGCTGGCCCGGCGCACCTAG